A single window of Streptomyces griseoviridis DNA harbors:
- a CDS encoding ArsR/SmtB family transcription factor, with protein MPPWETPSDQLPPVAAVQKLLRALADPARLEMVRRLAVHPAEEASCSDLYDGLSKSTATHHFKILVEAGILRPVMVGPSRGHRLRRSALQESVPGLLDALMDALAREG; from the coding sequence ATGCCGCCCTGGGAGACCCCGTCCGACCAGTTGCCGCCCGTCGCCGCCGTCCAGAAGCTGCTGCGCGCGCTCGCGGACCCCGCACGCCTGGAAATGGTCCGCCGCCTGGCCGTGCATCCCGCCGAGGAGGCGTCCTGCTCGGACCTCTACGACGGCCTGAGCAAATCCACCGCGACCCACCACTTCAAGATCCTGGTAGAGGCGGGCATCCTCCGCCCGGTCATGGTCGGCCCCTCCCGGGGCCACCGTCTCCGCCGATCCGCCCTCCAGGAGTCGGTGCCCGGCCTGCTGGACGCGCTGATGGACGCCTTGGCGCGGGAGGGCTGA